From the genome of Xiphophorus hellerii strain 12219 chromosome 11, Xiphophorus_hellerii-4.1, whole genome shotgun sequence, one region includes:
- the si:ch1073-15f19.2 gene encoding T-cell surface protein tactile encodes MAGCILGTVYPLLLLASFLQGAKNVELFFNETMEAEVGQNITLPCFVKDGADHLIVGIKWMKSEGTNLAVYDLNYGPHQYWPNVTIQQKKNYANKLIGSYLHLPWVNKWNSGIYICEISTFLLGSFRNKTKLTVKDELKLLCNTDKLVEVPIGDNATVKCTVNSKAQYKWTKNNKFVSDNESLELWEVTEAHAGTYNLTVNTGDKSLHKDFIISVLTTTTILRTGPTESTQHPTNSLHTSAAISLTTTLSTDTQWTTQPNSSTVRVPASGHVTPPATLTSVSVPSSPDTQTITHLLLNSSMLNNDVTQLTPTQRTASDVTKNESRFNRQSTENIFSMSTTESGIAGSIESTGTTLTVPITSTKTETERRHILLVFIIVLLLLLILVVAILYRKQLIKKSMDLPPSFKPPPPPVKYTAARRSETQLYPTSRCNSLSAPTRPIFV; translated from the exons ATGGCTGGATGTATACTGGGGACAGTCTACCCTCTTCTGCTCCTTGCTTCTTTTCTCCAAG GAGCCAAGAATGTTGagctgttttttaatgaaacaatgGAAGCTGAGGTGGGTCAGAACATTACCTTACCTTGCTTCGTGAAAGATGGTGCTGATCACCTGATTGTCGGAATTAAATGGATGAAAAGTGAAGGAACAAACCTTGCTGTGTATGACCTCAATTATGGACCTCACCAGTATTGGCCTAACGTGACCATccaacagaagaaaaattatgCAAACAAGTTAATTGGTTCATATCTACACCTTCCTTGGGTGAACAAATGGAACAGTGGAATCTATATCTGTGAGATCTCCACATTTCTTTTAGGTtcttttaggaataaaacaaagttaacaGTGAAAG ATGAGCTCAAACTATTGTGCAATACTGATAAACTTGTTGAGGTTCCCATTGGAGACAACGCTACAGTTAAATGCACAGTCAACTCCAAAGCACAGTACAAGTGGACCAAG AACAACAAGTTTGTGTCAGACAATGAATCCCTGGAGCTCTGGGAGGTGACAGAAGCCCATGCAGGAACTTACAACCTGACAGTCAACACAGGAGACAAAAGTCTGCATAAAGATTTTATTATCTCTGTGCTGACTACAACCACCATTTTAAGGACAG GTCCAACAGAGTCAACTCAGCATCCAACTAATTCATTGCACACCAGCGCTGCAATATCATTAACCACCACACTTTCAACAGACACACAATGGACCACTCAACCAAACTCCAGCACTGTTAGAGTCCCTGCTTCAGGGCATGTAACCCCTCCGGCAACTTTAACATCTGTCAGTGTCCCATCATCCCCTGACACCCAAACCATCACCCATCTCCTACTCAACTCCAGCATGTTGAATAATGACGTGACACAGCTCACACCAACACAGAGAACGGCTAGTGATGTCACGAAGAATGAATCCAGATTTAACAGACAGTCCACAGAGAACATTTTCTCAATGAGCACCACGGAGTCCGGGATAGCAGGAAGCATAGAAAGTACTGGAACAACTTTAACTGTCCCTATTACAAGCACAAAGACAG AAACCGAACGGCGTCATATCCTGTTGGTGTTCATCATCGTTCTGTTGCTGCTATTGATTCTCGTGGTTGCAATTCTTTACAGGAAACAACTCATAAAAAAGag CATGGACCTACCGCCCTCGTTCAAGCCTCCCCCACCTCCTGTCAAGTACACTGCTGCAAGACGAAGCGAGACGCAGCTTTACCCCACTTCAAGGTGCAACTCTTTATCAGCCCCTACGAGACCAATTTTTGtatga